The Plasmodium berghei ANKA genome assembly, chromosome: 12 region aataatagaatATAACAGCGATAAAACAATAACTTTAATGTATGCATATACGtagtaaaaaatagtaaaaaatagtaaaaaatagtaacaaataatatttataaaattaagcAAATAACTTAAAGAAACATCGAggaaaaatagaaaaaaaatacaagtGTGGAATTAGGGAATTTAAACAAAGGAAGAAAATTAAGCATATATAACTTCACGAACAGGTAAAGCGAACAactgtaaatatatataaatatattttttattattatatacttataattgtatttttatattcattatttggGAAAACTTATCACATATGCTATAAagcatttaaaaaaaacagtcCCAATAAATACAACTTTATCATACAAATAATGCATGTTGtgtgataaatatatttgttatttctttttaattatttttctattttgctcataaatttttagtattttttatctacTATTATcctaattttttatgacttatcagtttttattttggttatttttttttttttaccatGTTcagataaattaaaatcttcgtgaaaataaaatatagctttattcatatagcgaaagaatataataaaaagaataaaaacaaaaatatagtgaattgaattaaaattaaacaCGTGAAATATACAACAACGCCAAAACAAAACGATATATACGCCGTTACTAAGGAAATTggtaaataaatttacatGAACAAAATCCAAGAGTTAATTGCATAGTTTTAGAACAAACAAGTATAATATACAcacaaatttatattcgTATATGTATGCAACTGTATACCctaatatttatgaataatGGTTAAGGTTGAAGAAAGTGAATTAAGCGACAAGGAGCTTGTCGATTTTTTATCAGATGATAGTGATGATGGGAATGAAACtttgttaaataaaaaatatgcagGAAAAGAAGCCTTGATTACCCTCGAAACAAAGTTCCCTAAAATAGTTACAATATTGGGTATACCAAAAGTAGAAGAAGAAAAACATAGTAGATTAGCAGAAGttttaaagaaattatttataaggCATTTAAGTGCTAAAATAAGTGACTCTtcaataatgaatataaaaatctATATGCCTGTAGAtgacgaaaaaaaaacaaaaggaATATGTTTTGTTACATTTCATGACAGTTTTCAAGCAAATGAAGCAGTAAAagtattaaataaattaaaattggATGCAAAACATTTATTAACAGCATCAAAAATGGAtgatatagaaaatataataaatagaGATGAACGCGTAATGCCTATAAATGTTGTTGGATTCAcaagagaaaaaataagatGGTGGttatatgatgaaaaatGCCGAGAGCAATTTATTGTTAGGTACGATAGTCATTTTGAAGTTCATTGGTTAGATCCCTTAGAAAAAGAACCACAATTAATTTATACTacctttaaaaaaaatgcccCATTTTCAAGCGTTCAATGGAGTAATCAAGGATCATACTTAGTCAGTTTTCATAACCCAGGTATAGCATTATGGGGTGGagataattttgaaaaattaataagaTTACAGCATAAAAGTGTCAAAGATATAAGTTTTTCAccaaatgaaaattatgtaCTAACTTGGGATGGTACTCCTGCTTCATtaagaaatgaaaaatctATTTGTATATGGAGAGTAATAACAGGAAAATTGCTTCGATCTTTTATTACACCTGAATATAGTCCAcgagaaaaaatatttcctCATTTTTTATGGGGCCCtgatgataaatatattgcatGTATAGGAAAACAAAAAgaggtatatatatatgaattaccatctatgttattattagaaGATCatgagaaaaaaagaaCCCCATTAAAATATTCGATGGTTAAAGAATTTGATTGGTCTCCTGTAGATAATATAGTTGCAATTTGGATACCTGAAACAAATAACACACCAGGGACTTTAATATTAGTAGAAATTCCATCTAGAAAAGAACTAGTATCTCGAAAAATTTATGATGTTAGTCAGGCATCTATTCATTGGCAAAGCAAAGGAGATTATTTATGTCTTAAAACAActattgtaaaaaaaattggaaaaaaaggaaaaaaagaatacaCACAATTAGAAATTTTCAGAATGcgagaaaaaaatatacctgtagataatatacaaattgAAGGAGTAAAAACTAAACAATTTCATTGGGAAGAATCAAATAGTAATAGGTTTGCATTAATAGTAAGAGATGAAGCTACAAGTAGACAACAAATAagattttataaaatattaaataaaggTACTACTAGAAATGTTAAATGGACTAGTACatttgatataaataaccaaatgaattttatgaaatgGTCACCACAAGGaaccttttttatattagcATCATTATTATCAGAAGGAATGCTATATTTctgttttttaaattcaaaCGATCAAGTTGAAGTTATACATAAAGATGAACATTTATTAGTAAATTCTGTTGCATGGAGCAATTGTGGTAGATACCTTGTTACATCTGTTTCGAATTTATCTGGTATATCAAGTTCTAACtataaagaagaaaatagtGAAACAGGTTTTTATGTATGGACATTTCAAGGTAGATGTTTAATGACTGTTAAAAAACCATcattttatcaatttttcTTTCGACCTCATCCAAAATCATTATTTAGTGATAAATTGAAaattgatataaaaaataatctaAAAGATTATTCTAAAAAATTCGATGTTatagatgaaaaaattagaaaTTCTAAAAAGAACCAATTAATTTCAGAAAGGCAAAATGTTgaaaattcatttaatgaaaaattggAGAAAATCACAAGATTATTCCAATCCTTTAAAGAGTATGAATTGTTCAGGAGAAATTGGGAAACATTTGAAAGCCAATTTGAGTGGGAAGAAAAAACAGTTGTTATTGAACATGTCCTTTCTGTTAAACAAGAAATCTTCGCATAGATTTTCtcttatatattcatttatatttgtgtaTGTTTGGATAGAAATGATGTACATTTTACTGAGTTTTGAGAAGTTTCTATGCTGCTTCTCTTTTTTTGCATCATTTATTAGTgtccttttttattttttattttttttttaactttttatatttctttacaCGTAATGACGCTAATGTAAACTACTACGCACATAACAAAAAACTTTAATacaagaaatatttttaatttttaaaataaatatcagTGTGTTCCCCAAGGAATGTAGAATATGGTTCAGATTGGGAAATACCATATACACTTCATTTTGTTGCAAAATATATGGACAATCGGGCATGCATCTAAAAAGGagttcatatttatttatcatcTCTTTCTAAATGATTTTGTGGGATATTTTGACAATTTCACTACTTTTCCTTAAACTATAATATGCTACCCTTGTATAACCCACTTGGATTTGAACTTTCCAAGATGGTCTATGGATGCTGGTGGGTCGCCTGAGGTGCATAAATATTTGGAACCATCGTTGAGTtgttgtatattttttatgagtctaaaattttgatcatatattttccgTATGGGCCCAATGATAGGATTTAATACTTTTGTAATTTCGAACaataacaatttaaaattatttatatgggACTTAATAAAGAAAAGTAAGCCATTATGATGTTTATCTCCATTTCGATATAGCCAAATACTTTTGGGGCGAGCAATTTGAAttccatatttttgtataccAAGTATTCCTGGGGTAACTactaaatttttttctttttttttttttttctttccaTTTTCGAATTGATTTATTCCAatagaagaaaaagaatattGAGAAATCatgttttcattttttatatttgtatgcATTTCTAAATTTATAGACAAATAATTATCCATATCCTGTTCATTCAATTTACATTTTACCAATGCCtcgaatttttttttatgagtTCCTGTATAAAAGTTTTGGTCTGTTAAACGTTCAAATACacttttatattgtttgtttctttttttttcatgtagcatattattgttaataCTTTTGAGACTATtatcttcattattatttataaaatcagTTAAGAATATATCTTTTGGgcttgaaaaatatttttgaattggaacaaatttattttcttcgaTATCTGGAAATATTTCAGggaataaaattttattcatattgaACCGTCTAACTCAGAcgagaatataaaaacttgacagaatatatcaaatttatataaaggctattatatgtattttacACTATATTGTCTTTTTTTGCTAAAATccaaattaaataattaataaaatcgtaaaataacaaaacagtaaaaataattaaacacaagtcaaatatatatatttccccatttttatatattaccaCTTATAATGCTTTTATTTCGAAAAGAAATAACctgaaaattattattacaccttatttgttaaaaacaatataattgcttatttctttttattttttttgttaaaaaggtataaacaatataatagtgtatttttttcatagggaaaaataatgtactggaattaaattttgtttaaaataaatgcatatatatttttcctatatttttatagacttaataaaatgctgaatatttttaaggGGAAATATGTGAGAACAAAAGGTGGAGATAAATCtcattgaaaataattaaacaAATGAATAAGTGTGTGAATGTATTAATggaattttattattgtaagaaaaaaacataattgtatatttttccaaatatacttattctttatatatatttttctttttatcagttaaaaaaaaatacattttttgacAAGGACCGCACATAGatattttataacatttgttaaattattatatgaatgtGTACATAAttgcataaatatatacaaaataaaattttaaaacacctatatttgttaaatgATACTATTTATTCGttctatatttaattctttAAGGAAAAGATACTCGAATATAGCAAAATGGGATgttataaacattttttgttttaaattagagaataattaataataaaacgaaaaaataaatgcacatatatattagtataTTCCTCTTCAGTCTTGAGTTTCATCAATTGTGTGCACATACATGTAATGgcaaacaaattttaaataaaaacttgAAACAGAACTAAAACAAAACAATGTCTAAATAATATCACACacatataaaacaaatagagacgaaaaaatatttaagattttcatataaaaatggcCCCATAAATGGATAATTAGTTTCGTAGGAAtaattgaaataaaaaataataaaaatatttttttgttttttatatttttcccaACTATTTTACTGTTCACAATGacttttataaattagCAGAGGagtgaaatatattttcgtGATTAATAGATTCTTCAGTTATgacatttatatttccttttattCGAATATCTggaaatattaatgaattaattttttctgaaTGTTCAGaatttttttcgatttcTTCCCTGTACTGGCAATGTTTTAACCAAGCGTTCATAAAATCAGCTGGTGGTAAAATTGTTtgcaaataatataaaaagttttCATTCCAcattatttcattaaattGTCTTTTTAATTCGTATTCCTCACTTAATATTGaagacatttttttatcagtTGTTGTATGCAACTGTTTTACTAAATCTTCAAGAacattatatacatttttttctgtttCATTCATATTTAAGCTAACTTGTTCATGCaatttatcaattttttcaagcaaattatttaaatttttttttctttctttaataaaattagatGGTTTACTACTACGTTGCATAATAGCATTATAT contains the following coding sequences:
- a CDS encoding eukaryotic translation initiation factor 3 subunit B, putative — its product is MVKVEESELSDKELVDFLSDDSDDGNETLLNKKYAGKEALITLETKFPKIVTILGIPKVEEEKHSRLAEVLKKLFIRHLSAKISDSSIMNIKIYMPVDDEKKTKGICFVTFHDSFQANEAVKVLNKLKLDAKHLLTASKMDDIENIINRDERVMPINVVGFTREKIRWWLYDEKCREQFIVRYDSHFEVHWLDPLEKEPQLIYTTFKKNAPFSSVQWSNQGSYLVSFHNPGIALWGGDNFEKLIRLQHKSVKDISFSPNENYVLTWDGTPASLRNEKSICIWRVITGKLLRSFITPEYSPREKIFPHFLWGPDDKYIACIGKQKEVYIYELPSMLLLEDHEKKRTPLKYSMVKEFDWSPVDNIVAIWIPETNNTPGTLILVEIPSRKELVSRKIYDVSQASIHWQSKGDYLCLKTTIVKKIGKKGKKEYTQLEIFRMREKNIPVDNIQIEGVKTKQFHWEESNSNRFALIVRDEATSRQQIRFYKILNKGTTRNVKWTSTFDINNQMNFMKWSPQGTFFILASLLSEGMLYFCFLNSNDQVEVIHKDEHLLVNSVAWSNCGRYLVTSVSNLSGISSSNYKEENSETGFYVWTFQGRCLMTVKKPSFYQFFFRPHPKSLFSDKLKIDIKNNLKDYSKKFDVIDEKIRNSKKNQLISERQNVENSFNEKLEKITRLFQSFKEYELFRRNWETFESQFEWEEKTVVIEHVLSVKQEIFA
- a CDS encoding apicortin, putative; this translates as MNKILFPEIFPDIEENKFVPIQKYFSSPKDIFLTDFINNNEDNSLKSINNNMLHEKKRNKQYKSVFERLTDQNFYTGTHKKKFEALVKCKLNEQDMDNYLSINLEMHTNIKNENMISQYSFSSIGINQFENGKKKKKKEKNLVVTPGILGIQKYGIQIARPKSIWLYRNGDKHHNGLLFFIKSHINNFKLLLFEITKVLNPIIGPIRKIYDQNFRLIKNIQQLNDGSKYLCTSGDPPASIDHLGKFKSKWVIQG